TCTGTAATTTTTTCTCGGAATATTATTCTTTTCAGAACACTTAATGCTATTAGTTTTTTAGTTTTGATATATTTTATGTTTGAATATGGGGCAGCGCATTCTTCTTCAACAGCAATCATGTTTTTTCTTTCTGGCTTAATAATTCAGGCACCATATTATACGGCTTTAAGACTCATGCTACCCTTTGATGTTTTATTGTCGCCACTTAGTATTTTAGGACTTATGCTGTTTTATATGTTTGTATTGCATTAATAATTTCTGCAGTTAATAGTGGCAGGACTAAATGAGAGACACTTCCCTCATTTTTTTAATCCACAGTTCTCTCCGTAATCGTTAATCCTCCTCGGGTCGAGCATTGGGTCTGATGTTTCGGTGTGTCCCCGTATCAAGTACGGGGCAGGCCCCACACCGAAACAAATATTACGACCCCCCCTATTCGAACCCTATTGTAACCTCCCCGTTCATCTCGAGCCTTATGCCGGGGATGAGTTTTAGTATCTCCTTGGACTCTTCGAGGGTCCGGGGCTTGGCGGCGACGAATTTTTCAAACTCCTCGACGCTTTCGAGGAGCTTTCCGAACTCTATCTCCATAAGCGTTACCCTCGACCCGTCGCGGTGGGTGGCGTCGGTCTCCACTATCGAGCCTTCCACCTCCACGGCTATGGAGATCTTCATCCCGCGGAACATCTCCCTCATCATGAGCTCCGCCATGTCGCGCTTCTGATTATCGTCCGGCCCCGTTTCTTTTCCCCCCTCAGAACCCTCCGGCTTCTCCTCGGTCTTTTCCTCGTCCTCGGGCTCAAACTCTTTTTTCGGCATGGTTATGATAAGCACGGAGGGCTTGCCTTTCTTGAAGCCGAACCTGACGAACTCCTCCTTCTTCTCTTCCTTCCCGGACTTCTCCCCGGATTCCTCTGATGGTCCCGCAGACGACCCTTCTCCGCCGCCCGGCGGGGCGTCGGGCACTGTCGGACCGGACGGCATCTTATCCGAGGGGTTCTGGTTTATAAGGAGTTTTTCTATGTCCGTAAAGGCGTATATCGCGCGGTAGCCCTCGCCCGTCTCGGTGGAGACCTTCTCCCCGGACAGGTAGGTCACACCTTCCCCCATTGCCGCGGCCCTCTTCTTCATCTGCTCTTCCGGGAAGAGCTCGAACTCCTTCGCCTCCTCTTTCCCCTTTCCCCCTTTTTCCTTCGGGGCTCCCCCTCCTTCTTCCTTGCCGGCCATCATGTTCGCCATCTGCTCCGCCATCCGCTTCATCTGCTCTGCGGCGTCTTTTCTCAGGAGGACGGTCTCCTCCACCGTGCCGCTCCCGTCGGGCCGGACCTTTATGAGCGTCTCCACCTCCATGCAGCCGGTTAGAGATAGTACCGCAAGGGCTATAAGCCAGGATCGCGTAATCTTTTTCATGCCGGTTCCTTTCTCGGTTTTGTCATGGCAGGTTGAGCGGCAGCTCTTCGGGGGCCTTCTCTATCGCCCGAAGAACGAGCCTTGCGTAACGCTCCTCGACGCCGAAGCCGTGCTTGCGGGCTTTTTCCAAGGCGTCCTTCAGTCCCCTTAGCGCCTCCCTCCTCTTTCCTTTCTTGAAGTCGGCCTGTCCACGGGATAGCGCGCAGTAGACGAGCCCCCTCCTGTCCCCGGTCTCTTTAAAGAGTTTTTTCGCTTCCTCGAAGTTTTTTAACGCCCGGGCATTCCGTCCGAGAAGCTGGTAGGCCGTGCCCTCGCCCCAGAGCGTGTAGGCGTAGCTGACCCTGTCGCCTATCTTCCTGTAATGCCCCCGCGCTTTTTTGAAGTATTCGAGCGCCTTCTCGTGCTCCCCCGTCATCCTCAAGGCGTTCGCCAGGCCGCAGTAGGAGTAGGCTATGCCGAAGGTATCGCCCGTACTGCGGAAGAGCTTGTTGGCTTCCTTGTAGTACTTCTGCGAGCCGGCGGTCCTTCCGGCGACGCGCGAGGCGCCGCCGAGGC
The DNA window shown above is from Thermodesulfobacteriota bacterium and carries:
- a CDS encoding tetratricopeptide repeat protein; protein product: MSSDPYKLFEKAEKFRADSKFLKAIPLYREARALAGKDRELRLACLLSLGDVLRMSGEFTEAGSCYRRARALAASLGDDEAALDACVGLGLALRARGEFREAITLFTKALRSYKKNGDREGVAFALWAHAGALRVKGDLKGALAGFREAKKLFTRLGDRAGVGYCLTGLGGASRVAGRTAGSQKYYKEANKLFRSTGDTFGIAYSYCGLANALRMTGEHEKALEYFKKARGHYRKIGDRVSYAYTLWGEGTAYQLLGRNARALKNFEEAKKLFKETGDRRGLVYCALSRGQADFKKGKRREALRGLKDALEKARKHGFGVEERYARLVLRAIEKAPEELPLNLP